The Methylomarinum vadi genome has a window encoding:
- a CDS encoding efflux RND transporter periplasmic adaptor subunit: MNSSKKAQFLRGKGFIVAILLVVAYLGYRAFESKLNAAALREETLKSSIPTVAVTYATTTEPTETITLPGNIQAWFEAPIYAQVSGYVHMWYKDYGAKVKKGDVLAKINAPALDAQFRQAKADLESERAKYSLAELTAKRYLNMQASHAVSEQSISVKVAEAKVQAAAVKAAEQNVKNFEAMIRFKTIVAPYDGIVTVRNINVGDYVNKEGTISTPGAISNLFTVADIHRMRLFVNVPESFGPFLQPGLTADVTVPQFPNRHFTAKFLTVARGFDINTRTAVTEFIIDNQDQALWPGSYASVRLTAPTEKNMLIIPSSAMVFQEQGAAVAVVTDDNRIHFKPIKVSKILDAAFEISEGIAKTDRIVNNPSAALLEGDKVRIVKPAPGYIVSARSDQQASAPGAVEGPEPEETE, from the coding sequence ATGAATTCGTCAAAGAAAGCACAGTTTTTGCGTGGGAAAGGATTTATCGTCGCAATATTACTGGTCGTCGCATACTTAGGCTATCGGGCATTCGAAAGCAAACTCAATGCGGCCGCGTTACGCGAGGAAACGCTGAAATCGTCAATTCCGACGGTTGCCGTTACCTATGCCACGACGACCGAGCCGACCGAGACCATTACTCTTCCGGGCAATATTCAGGCTTGGTTCGAGGCCCCGATCTACGCTCAAGTCTCCGGCTACGTCCACATGTGGTACAAGGACTACGGCGCCAAGGTTAAAAAGGGCGACGTGCTCGCCAAAATCAATGCGCCGGCGCTGGATGCGCAATTTCGCCAAGCCAAGGCCGACTTGGAGTCGGAGCGTGCCAAATATTCCCTGGCGGAATTGACGGCCAAACGCTATCTCAACATGCAAGCGTCTCACGCCGTCTCGGAGCAATCGATTTCGGTCAAGGTCGCGGAAGCCAAAGTCCAGGCGGCGGCGGTCAAGGCGGCCGAGCAGAACGTCAAAAATTTCGAAGCGATGATCCGCTTCAAAACGATCGTCGCGCCCTACGACGGCATCGTCACCGTGCGCAACATCAACGTTGGCGACTACGTCAACAAGGAAGGAACCATTAGTACGCCGGGCGCGATCAGTAACCTCTTCACCGTGGCCGACATCCATCGGATGCGCCTATTCGTGAACGTTCCGGAATCTTTCGGACCGTTCCTGCAGCCGGGGCTTACCGCCGATGTGACGGTGCCGCAATTTCCCAACCGGCATTTCACCGCCAAATTTCTGACCGTGGCGCGCGGGTTCGACATCAATACCCGTACCGCGGTGACCGAATTTATCATCGATAACCAGGACCAGGCGCTCTGGCCCGGCTCTTACGCCTCCGTGCGGTTGACCGCGCCGACCGAGAAAAACATGCTCATCATCCCGTCCAGTGCCATGGTGTTTCAGGAACAAGGGGCGGCGGTGGCGGTGGTGACCGACGACAACCGGATCCACTTCAAGCCGATCAAGGTAAGCAAGATTTTGGATGCCGCTTTCGAAATCAGCGAAGGCATCGCCAAGACCGACCGGATTGTCAACAATCCCAGCGCGGCTTTGCTGGAAGGCGACAAAGTGCGCATCGTTAAACCCGCGCCCGGATACATCGTCTCCGCCCGGTCCGATCAACAAGCGTCGGCGCCAGGAGCGGTGGAGGGCCCTGAACCGGAGGAAACGGAATGA
- a CDS encoding efflux transporter outer membrane subunit yields the protein MKRFATSKAIGARRSVQYGRLAAAMLLGLSLTACVNGPAFDLAPSYQPPQFVVPDSWQGTSPFVKAEPADNKLRKDWWRVFNDPVLNRLETEAVATNPDLQAAAERFVQARDVMMKVRSRLLPQIGLEFNASNNKASEHTLFRSEDDPIHDSSVSSGGIASWEPDFWSAIRNETRAETYRAQQRAADYALARLSLQAEIADTYFTLRGYDAQSAIYRRSIAYYQKSMEIIKTQFEGAIASAVDVARAQYLLSSTQSKALKIQASRQVTEHALAILVNRAPAGFHIEPVDRLQLVDFNVPKTLPARLLERRPDIAAMEREMAEANRVIGIARAAFFPNVSFNFGGGYESNGFDLIIHHKV from the coding sequence ATGAAGCGGTTTGCAACAAGCAAAGCAATTGGCGCGCGCCGCAGCGTACAGTATGGGCGGTTGGCCGCGGCCATGTTGCTGGGGCTGTCCCTGACGGCCTGCGTAAACGGTCCGGCATTCGACTTGGCGCCGTCTTATCAACCGCCGCAATTCGTCGTGCCGGATTCCTGGCAGGGCACAAGTCCCTTTGTCAAAGCCGAGCCGGCCGACAATAAATTGCGTAAGGATTGGTGGCGAGTCTTTAACGATCCTGTGTTGAATCGGCTGGAAACGGAGGCGGTCGCGACCAATCCGGATTTGCAAGCCGCCGCAGAACGCTTCGTCCAGGCCCGCGATGTCATGATGAAAGTGCGTTCGCGCTTGCTGCCGCAAATCGGCCTGGAATTTAACGCTTCCAACAATAAGGCGTCGGAACACACTTTGTTCCGTAGCGAGGACGACCCCATTCACGATTCGAGCGTCTCAAGCGGCGGCATCGCCTCCTGGGAGCCGGATTTCTGGTCGGCGATCCGCAACGAGACCCGGGCTGAAACCTACCGCGCCCAACAGCGTGCTGCCGACTATGCCTTGGCCCGTCTCAGTCTGCAGGCGGAAATCGCCGATACTTATTTCACTTTGCGCGGCTACGACGCCCAGAGTGCTATTTATCGCCGGTCGATAGCCTATTATCAAAAATCCATGGAGATTATTAAAACCCAATTCGAAGGCGCCATCGCTTCGGCGGTCGACGTTGCCCGTGCCCAATATTTGCTTTCCAGTACCCAGAGCAAGGCGCTGAAAATTCAGGCCAGTCGCCAAGTGACGGAACACGCACTCGCGATTCTGGTCAACCGGGCGCCGGCCGGTTTTCACATAGAACCGGTCGATCGCTTGCAGTTGGTCGATTTCAACGTTCCTAAGACATTGCCGGCCCGTTTGTTGGAGCGCCGTCCGGACATCGCCGCCATGGAGCGCGAAATGGCCGAGGCCAATCGCGTAATCGGCATCGCCCGCGCCGCGTTTTTTCCCAATGTTTCGTTTAATTTCGGCGGTGGCTACGAGAGTAACGGTTTTGATTTAATTATCCATCATAAGGTTTAA
- a CDS encoding cation:proton antiporter domain-containing protein — protein sequence MPAVPEFFRVFLGGIAVGVLIAIPTSELMVKLYHEDLAIPVVFSIVIPYLCFVLAEHAFQVSGVMAVLTAAICLNATGLMRLSAETTEAVYTTWDVIVLICNSLLFLLIGMSIDIITLAHYWEAILYAVVAVAIARAISVYLFLPMTTKLFKFPAIDISSQHIMWWGGLKGGLAIAIVLTIPDSLPAKPLLFELTLGVVLVSLLMNASTIRYLISWLKIDTLTFPETVELRHNLERVNTAVDAVLHQFSQMHLLDKEIKHTIGNSMQKELEINIKELTPSQRLEFVRKNAIHAEREELEFLHDIGLLNYYTYLTYRDLLHHDLERSFEELQQLKKKTVPKKNIFIRMEWRIIQLLGQYDWTQPILIKYQKLRFANKVQHNIAGVLMAHAGLKVIKEYERSLDLFQYYQLKKVYQNRLRSRQMRLLEFSKYYSDFYHQYDYLLFQKIALKYSLRLINEEHEAGKVSTKVYKRIDERLRVALKKLPIVKAVLSLNRRDDWINNVPFFQGLPEQELKKMAGSAQYINFLPGDNIFHQGDKGHSVYILVGGRLDVYKRNRHGEQEHLAELREGCVVGVHALLQDTRRSATVKAKTHATLLRLSVKDIGRLSKILPELQHRLRIIDSERIENVEM from the coding sequence TTGCCGGCGGTTCCCGAGTTTTTTCGCGTGTTTTTAGGCGGCATCGCCGTAGGCGTTTTGATCGCCATACCTACCAGCGAATTGATGGTCAAGCTGTACCACGAGGATTTGGCCATACCCGTCGTCTTTTCCATTGTTATTCCCTATCTTTGTTTCGTTTTGGCGGAACATGCCTTTCAGGTGTCAGGCGTCATGGCGGTATTGACTGCGGCTATCTGCCTAAATGCGACCGGCTTGATGCGTCTTTCCGCCGAAACGACGGAAGCCGTTTACACAACCTGGGATGTCATCGTATTGATATGTAACTCATTGTTGTTTTTGTTGATCGGCATGTCCATCGATATCATTACCCTGGCCCACTATTGGGAAGCGATACTTTACGCCGTTGTGGCTGTGGCCATTGCCCGCGCCATCAGCGTTTATCTGTTTCTGCCGATGACGACCAAGTTGTTTAAATTTCCCGCCATCGACATTAGCAGCCAGCATATTATGTGGTGGGGCGGTTTAAAGGGAGGTTTGGCGATTGCCATCGTATTAACTATTCCGGATTCATTGCCGGCAAAACCCTTGCTGTTCGAATTGACCTTAGGCGTGGTGCTGGTCAGTTTGTTAATGAATGCGTCGACCATTCGCTACTTGATTTCATGGTTGAAAATCGACACCTTGACGTTTCCCGAAACGGTGGAATTGAGACACAATCTGGAAAGAGTGAACACGGCCGTCGATGCTGTATTGCACCAATTTTCGCAAATGCATTTGCTGGATAAGGAAATAAAACACACGATAGGGAACTCCATGCAAAAAGAACTGGAGATCAATATTAAGGAGTTGACGCCTTCCCAGCGCTTGGAATTCGTGCGCAAAAACGCCATCCATGCGGAGCGGGAAGAATTGGAATTTCTGCATGATATCGGCTTGTTGAATTATTACACCTATCTGACCTACAGGGATTTGCTGCACCACGACTTGGAACGCAGTTTCGAGGAACTACAGCAACTCAAGAAAAAAACTGTCCCGAAGAAAAACATTTTTATCCGTATGGAATGGCGGATCATTCAGCTGTTAGGGCAGTATGATTGGACTCAACCGATATTGATCAAGTATCAGAAACTGCGGTTCGCCAACAAAGTTCAGCATAATATAGCCGGCGTTTTGATGGCCCATGCCGGCTTGAAAGTCATCAAGGAATACGAACGCTCACTCGATCTGTTCCAATATTATCAACTCAAAAAGGTGTATCAAAACCGCTTGCGCTCCAGGCAGATGCGTTTGCTGGAATTCTCCAAATATTACAGCGATTTCTATCATCAGTATGATTATTTGTTGTTTCAAAAGATCGCGTTGAAATATTCACTCAGGCTGATCAACGAAGAACACGAGGCAGGAAAAGTCAGTACCAAGGTCTATAAACGTATCGACGAGCGTTTGCGCGTCGCCTTGAAGAAATTGCCGATCGTGAAGGCGGTATTAAGTCTGAATAGGCGGGACGATTGGATTAACAATGTGCCGTTTTTCCAGGGGTTGCCGGAACAAGAGCTGAAAAAAATGGCTGGCAGCGCGCAGTACATAAATTTCTTACCCGGCGACAATATTTTTCATCAAGGCGATAAAGGCCATTCCGTTTACATCTTGGTCGGCGGCCGGCTGGACGTCTATAAGCGGAACCGGCATGGGGAACAAGAACATTTGGCCGAATTGCGCGAAGGCTGCGTGGTCGGCGTACACGCTCTATTGCAAGACACGAGGCGCTCGGCGACGGTCAAGGCCAAGACTCATGCTACTTTATTACGCTTATCGGTTAAAGACATCGGTCGGTTGAGTAAAATTCTGCCGGAATTGCAACATCGTTTGCGTATCATCGACAGCGAGCGTATCGAGAACGTCGAAATGTAA
- a CDS encoding cation:proton antiporter domain-containing protein encodes MNLSEILFITSCLLFLAMVIASLSRLFVMPYTVMLVVLGLCIKLAEPYVQFLSVLNDFHITSELVFFMFLPALIFEASLRIDARELLQNIWPVLLLAIPGMLISMALVGFGLWTVLDVNLAVVMLFGALISATDPVAVIAIFKDLGIAKRLTLLGRRRIVIQ; translated from the coding sequence ATGAACTTATCGGAAATACTTTTTATAACCTCTTGTTTGCTGTTTCTGGCAATGGTCATCGCTAGTCTCAGTAGGTTGTTCGTCATGCCTTATACGGTAATGCTGGTGGTGCTGGGGTTATGCATCAAACTGGCCGAACCCTATGTCCAGTTTTTGTCCGTTCTCAATGATTTTCATATCACCAGCGAGCTGGTTTTTTTCATGTTTCTGCCGGCATTGATTTTTGAGGCGTCCCTGAGAATAGATGCCAGGGAATTATTGCAGAATATATGGCCGGTTTTATTGTTAGCTATTCCCGGTATGCTGATTTCGATGGCATTGGTTGGTTTTGGATTGTGGACCGTGCTCGATGTCAATTTAGCCGTGGTCATGTTGTTTGGTGCGTTGATATCGGCCACCGACCCGGTTGCCGTGATTGCTATTTTCAAGGACTTGGGAATAGCGAAACGGCTAACGTTATTGGGTCGAAGGCGAATCGTTATTCAATGA
- a CDS encoding quinoprotein dehydrogenase-associated putative ABC transporter substrate-binding protein, translated as MKAFSDSLKALACIGLLLGSAGSHAEETFRVCADPLNPPYSTKEQTGYENKIAQLFADQLGQKLEYYWFPQRIGFIRNTLKAEIENTDQFKCDVVMGVPVGFDFAKTTKPYFHSTYVFLIAKGRGWDDIKDPSQLANLPLQRQEALKIAMFDRGPGTAWLQKQGLLDQGIPYQSMTGDDQNNVAMQIEKDLKAGVIDMVILWGPMAGYITTQSPADSYTMIPLRSSPSLKFDFSMAMAVRYGDNERLKLLEGLIDKNLAHIQEIIKSYNIPVLPIPAQAHRDDDDD; from the coding sequence ATGAAAGCTTTTTCCGATTCATTAAAAGCACTGGCGTGCATTGGCTTGTTACTTGGGTCTGCCGGAAGCCATGCCGAGGAAACATTCAGGGTCTGCGCCGACCCGCTCAACCCTCCTTATTCGACCAAAGAACAAACCGGCTACGAGAATAAAATCGCGCAATTGTTTGCCGACCAATTGGGACAAAAACTGGAATATTACTGGTTTCCTCAACGTATCGGCTTTATCCGCAACACATTGAAAGCCGAAATCGAGAACACAGACCAATTCAAATGCGATGTTGTTATGGGAGTTCCGGTCGGGTTCGATTTTGCTAAAACGACCAAACCTTATTTCCATTCGACCTATGTATTCCTAATCGCAAAAGGCAGAGGCTGGGACGATATCAAGGATCCTTCGCAACTGGCGAATTTGCCTTTGCAGCGCCAGGAAGCGCTAAAAATCGCCATGTTCGACCGCGGCCCCGGTACGGCATGGCTGCAGAAACAGGGCCTGCTGGACCAGGGCATTCCCTATCAAAGCATGACCGGTGACGACCAAAACAATGTTGCGATGCAGATTGAAAAAGATCTCAAGGCGGGCGTGATCGACATGGTGATATTGTGGGGTCCGATGGCCGGCTACATCACTACGCAAAGCCCGGCCGACAGCTATACCATGATCCCTTTACGCTCATCTCCTAGCCTGAAATTCGACTTCTCCATGGCCATGGCAGTCCGTTATGGGGATAATGAAAGATTGAAGCTTTTGGAAGGGCTGATCGACAAAAACTTGGCTCATATCCAGGAAATAATCAAGAGCTATAATATCCCTGTCTTACCCATCCCGGCGCAAGCCCACAGGGATGATGACGACGATTAA
- a CDS encoding methanol/ethanol family PQQ-dependent dehydrogenase, with translation MKKPVKSWLLASTVAALLAAPTVSTANSGVEKLTQNPANWAIWGGNYAGTRYSKLDQINTKNVKNLQPAWSFSTGVLRGHEGGPLVVNDILYVHTPFPNTVYAIDQKTQSVIWEYTPTMDADVTIPVMCCDTVNRGLAYGDGKIFLQQSDTVLTALDAKTGKRVWSVQNGDPKLGMTNTQAPVVIKDKVFTGISGGEFGVRGFLAAYDIRTGQLVWKGYSMGPDEDTLINPNKTTTWKDGKVQKVGPNSSTSTWEGDQWKIGGGTTWGWYTYDPDLNLVYYGSGNPSTWNPVQRPGDNKWSMSLWARDVDTGEVKWVYQMTPHDEWDYDGINEVVLVDQKINGKMRKTAVHFDRNGFGYTLDRETGELLVAEKFDKTVNWATHVDMKSGRPQVVDRYSTEFNGEDENTTDICPAALGAKNQQPVSYSPQTGYFYISGNHLCMNYEPFEVSYTAGQPYVGATLTMRPAQGDVMTGKPDNSYNLGQFTAWDATTGKIAWSNKEQFSVWSGSVATAGGVVFYGTLEGYLKAVDAKTGKELYRFKTPSGIIGNVNTWEYNGKQYVGVLSGIGGWAGIGIAAGLDSGDESSNSEGLGAVGAYRSLSSFTKLGGTLTVFALPGK, from the coding sequence ATGAAGAAGCCTGTAAAAAGCTGGCTGCTTGCTTCAACTGTAGCTGCTTTACTTGCTGCACCAACTGTATCTACTGCTAACAGCGGCGTTGAAAAACTGACACAAAACCCAGCTAACTGGGCAATTTGGGGCGGCAACTATGCCGGTACCCGTTACAGTAAACTGGACCAAATCAATACTAAAAACGTAAAAAATCTGCAACCAGCATGGTCATTTTCTACTGGTGTACTGCGTGGCCATGAGGGCGGTCCTTTAGTTGTTAACGACATCTTGTACGTACACACTCCTTTCCCTAACACTGTTTACGCAATCGACCAAAAAACGCAATCGGTCATCTGGGAATACACTCCAACCATGGATGCCGACGTCACCATTCCTGTGATGTGTTGTGACACCGTAAACCGCGGTTTGGCTTACGGCGACGGCAAAATCTTCCTGCAACAGTCCGATACCGTACTGACTGCGCTGGACGCCAAAACTGGTAAACGCGTATGGAGTGTACAAAACGGCGACCCAAAACTGGGTATGACCAACACGCAAGCCCCTGTCGTCATCAAAGACAAAGTTTTCACCGGTATTTCTGGCGGTGAATTCGGTGTTCGCGGCTTCCTGGCGGCCTATGACATCCGTACCGGCCAATTGGTCTGGAAAGGCTACAGCATGGGTCCAGATGAAGACACATTGATCAACCCTAACAAAACTACCACTTGGAAAGACGGCAAAGTCCAAAAAGTTGGCCCTAACTCAAGCACCAGCACTTGGGAAGGCGACCAATGGAAAATCGGCGGCGGCACCACTTGGGGCTGGTACACCTATGACCCAGATTTGAACTTGGTGTATTACGGCTCAGGTAACCCTTCTACCTGGAACCCGGTACAACGTCCAGGTGACAACAAATGGTCCATGTCTTTGTGGGCGCGTGATGTTGACACTGGCGAAGTGAAATGGGTTTACCAAATGACTCCACACGATGAGTGGGATTATGACGGCATCAACGAAGTCGTATTGGTTGACCAAAAAATCAACGGCAAAATGCGTAAAACTGCCGTTCACTTCGACCGTAACGGTTTCGGTTACACACTGGATCGTGAAACTGGTGAATTGTTGGTTGCCGAAAAATTCGACAAAACCGTCAACTGGGCAACCCATGTCGATATGAAATCCGGCCGCCCACAAGTGGTCGATCGTTACTCAACCGAATTTAACGGTGAAGACGAAAACACTACCGACATTTGTCCTGCGGCTTTGGGTGCTAAGAACCAACAACCGGTTTCTTACTCACCGCAAACAGGTTACTTCTACATCTCAGGTAACCACCTGTGCATGAACTACGAACCATTCGAAGTTTCTTACACAGCCGGCCAACCATACGTAGGCGCTACCCTGACCATGCGTCCGGCACAAGGCGACGTAATGACCGGCAAACCGGATAACTCTTACAACCTGGGCCAATTCACCGCTTGGGATGCGACCACCGGCAAAATCGCTTGGTCTAATAAAGAGCAATTCTCTGTCTGGTCCGGTTCTGTTGCCACCGCTGGCGGCGTCGTCTTCTACGGCACATTGGAAGGTTATCTGAAAGCGGTTGATGCGAAAACCGGTAAAGAGTTGTACCGGTTCAAAACGCCTTCCGGCATCATCGGTAACGTCAATACTTGGGAATACAACGGCAAACAATACGTTGGCGTTCTGTCAGGTATCGGCGGCTGGGCCGGTATTGGTATCGCGGCTGGCTTGGATAGCGGCGACGAGTCTTCCAACTCGGAAGGTTTGGGTGCAGTGGGCGCATACAGAAGCCTGAGCTCCTTCACCAAACTGGGTGGTACTCTGACCGTATTCGCTCTGCCTGGAAAATAA
- a CDS encoding efflux RND transporter permease subunit: MNKLVVIALRRPYTFVVLSILIVLFGIQSVLKTPTDVFPNIKIPVTSVVWAYDGLLPKDVEGRITYIFERFLTSTVEGIKYIQSHSYFGSSIINIFMQDEVELAGAEADIAAIAQTVVKALPPDISPPMIMRLAPSSVPVATLQITSDKLTPAELFNLAIMRIRPLLVTVPGAILPHPYGGQDMQIMVNLDQQKLLARHLTPADVHKALSSQNLVLPGGDQKIQATDWIVLTNASALKLEDFSNIPIKREGNAYIYLHDVADVRLAGRVQTNSVLVDGKQSVMIVVMKSSEASTLEVVDGIKEMIPRIEKVVPESVKIKLINDASTFVKDSISDVVHEMLTAAALVGVIVLLLLGSWRATVIVAATIPLSILASLIVLHAIGQSINVMTLGGLALAVGILVDNATVMIENIDTHQAMGKPLETAIIDAANQIVLPTFVATLAIAIVWFPLFELSGVSGWLFMPMAEAIIFAMLASFLLSFTLLPTMAKYLLVDHNAPEAHPHPGHPEYDKDAEAVYELTNLESEEEALANIRGTHFAEALPDPEYEEERSHHFFGRIQQRFEAGFNRFRERYKNLLERTIAHRGTFVSVSLVLALVSCVLFYFNGRDFFPEIKSGALQMHMRAPLGTRIEVSSRIASLVSKDIAELLPGKVEGVISNCGLPVGPHNLAFIPTPTIGSQDCDLTISLTDEKSPVWDYRRILRQGLKERYPGTEFTFQPSDLTAKILNFGSPAPIDVQINGPDMDDNYEFARKLAGKLRKIPGAADVVIQQTMRTPTMLVKANRSFGLGLNLSQKDFGDNLLMTTAGSQQVDQQYWLDRSTGMSYRINVYTPQAQLTSLNDLLTVPVDKDEGGASKQDPELLGNVAKLSAVGTPGVVTHGNIMPLFDIYVSPEGRDLGAVLEDVEKIAHEMEPDMPHSAELAVHGQAESMRNTFGEMGIGLVAAIVLVYLLIVINFQSWLDPFIIISALPGALAGIAWILFLTHTNLSTPALTGAIMTMGTATANSILVVAYARERFELHGDALKAAIEAGVARIRPVLMTASAMIIGMLPMAIGNSQNAPLGRAVMGGLAVATVFTVLFVPCVYAIIYSRRPARQQETC, translated from the coding sequence ATGAATAAGCTCGTCGTAATCGCCTTACGCAGGCCCTATACATTCGTTGTGTTATCAATTCTGATCGTGTTGTTCGGAATTCAATCGGTATTAAAAACGCCCACCGACGTTTTTCCAAACATCAAGATTCCTGTGACTTCGGTCGTCTGGGCCTACGACGGTTTGTTGCCGAAGGACGTCGAAGGACGCATTACCTATATTTTCGAGCGCTTTTTAACCTCGACGGTGGAAGGGATTAAATACATCCAGAGCCACTCGTATTTCGGCAGCAGCATTATTAATATTTTCATGCAGGACGAGGTCGAACTGGCCGGTGCCGAGGCCGATATTGCCGCGATCGCGCAAACCGTGGTCAAAGCGCTGCCGCCGGATATTTCGCCGCCGATGATCATGCGTCTGGCGCCTTCTTCGGTCCCGGTGGCGACGCTGCAAATCACCTCCGATAAATTGACCCCGGCCGAGCTGTTCAACCTCGCCATCATGCGTATCCGGCCCTTGTTGGTCACGGTTCCGGGGGCTATTTTGCCGCATCCGTACGGCGGTCAGGACATGCAGATCATGGTCAATCTCGACCAGCAAAAATTGCTGGCCCGCCATCTGACGCCGGCCGACGTGCACAAGGCGCTCAGTTCCCAGAACCTGGTGTTGCCGGGCGGTGATCAGAAAATCCAGGCCACCGACTGGATTGTGTTGACCAATGCCTCGGCGCTCAAACTCGAGGATTTCAGCAACATTCCGATCAAGCGCGAAGGTAATGCATACATTTACTTGCACGACGTCGCAGATGTTCGCCTTGCCGGCCGGGTGCAAACGAACTCGGTGCTGGTGGACGGCAAGCAGTCGGTGATGATTGTTGTGATGAAAAGCAGCGAAGCATCGACGCTGGAAGTGGTCGACGGGATTAAGGAGATGATCCCGCGTATCGAAAAAGTCGTCCCCGAAAGCGTGAAAATCAAACTCATCAACGATGCTTCGACTTTCGTTAAGGATTCCATTTCCGATGTCGTCCACGAAATGTTAACTGCGGCTGCGCTGGTAGGGGTTATCGTGTTGCTTTTGCTGGGTTCCTGGCGGGCCACCGTGATCGTGGCGGCCACGATTCCGCTTTCCATTCTGGCATCGCTCATCGTTTTGCACGCCATCGGCCAGTCGATTAACGTCATGACCTTAGGCGGTCTGGCTCTGGCGGTCGGGATTCTGGTCGACAACGCGACGGTCATGATCGAAAATATCGATACGCATCAGGCCATGGGCAAGCCGCTTGAGACCGCCATCATCGACGCCGCCAACCAAATCGTGTTGCCGACGTTCGTGGCGACGTTGGCTATCGCCATCGTTTGGTTTCCGCTGTTCGAACTGAGCGGGGTCTCGGGATGGTTGTTCATGCCGATGGCCGAAGCCATTATCTTCGCGATGTTGGCGTCATTTCTCTTGTCCTTTACTCTGTTGCCGACCATGGCGAAGTACCTTTTGGTCGATCACAACGCTCCGGAGGCGCATCCCCACCCCGGGCACCCCGAGTACGACAAGGATGCCGAAGCCGTATACGAGCTGACCAACCTGGAATCCGAGGAAGAGGCTTTGGCCAACATACGCGGCACCCATTTCGCTGAAGCCCTGCCGGATCCCGAATACGAGGAGGAGCGTTCCCACCATTTTTTCGGCCGTATCCAGCAGCGATTCGAAGCGGGATTTAACAGGTTCCGCGAGCGCTATAAAAATCTTCTCGAACGAACCATCGCCCATCGCGGCACCTTCGTATCGGTCTCACTGGTGCTGGCACTGGTTTCGTGTGTGCTGTTCTACTTTAACGGCAGAGACTTTTTTCCCGAGATCAAATCGGGAGCCTTGCAGATGCACATGCGCGCGCCGTTGGGTACCCGTATCGAAGTCTCCAGCCGCATTGCCTCGCTGGTGTCGAAAGACATTGCCGAATTGCTGCCGGGCAAGGTCGAAGGCGTTATCAGTAATTGCGGACTCCCGGTCGGGCCGCATAATCTCGCCTTCATCCCGACCCCCACGATCGGCTCTCAGGACTGCGATTTGACCATTTCGTTGACGGACGAGAAGTCGCCGGTCTGGGATTATCGGCGAATTCTCCGGCAAGGCCTGAAGGAGCGTTACCCCGGTACGGAATTTACCTTTCAGCCGTCCGATTTGACCGCGAAAATTCTGAATTTCGGGTCCCCGGCGCCGATAGACGTGCAAATTAACGGGCCCGATATGGACGACAACTACGAATTTGCCCGCAAACTGGCCGGCAAGCTCCGGAAAATACCTGGCGCCGCCGACGTGGTGATCCAGCAGACGATGCGGACGCCAACCATGCTAGTTAAGGCCAACCGTTCGTTCGGGCTGGGGCTTAACCTGAGCCAGAAGGATTTCGGCGACAATCTGCTGATGACAACGGCCGGCAGCCAGCAAGTCGATCAGCAGTATTGGCTTGACCGCAGCACCGGCATGTCCTATCGGATCAATGTCTACACGCCGCAAGCGCAGCTTACCAGCCTGAACGATTTGTTGACCGTGCCGGTGGACAAGGATGAAGGTGGGGCCTCGAAACAGGATCCGGAACTGCTCGGTAATGTCGCCAAGCTGTCGGCGGTCGGAACGCCGGGAGTGGTCACGCATGGCAACATTATGCCGTTGTTCGACATATATGTGTCGCCCGAAGGCCGGGATCTCGGCGCCGTGCTCGAGGATGTCGAAAAAATCGCGCACGAGATGGAGCCCGACATGCCGCACAGCGCCGAACTTGCCGTGCACGGGCAGGCCGAATCCATGCGCAATACTTTCGGAGAAATGGGGATCGGCTTGGTTGCGGCAATCGTGTTGGTGTACCTGTTAATCGTGATCAACTTTCAGTCATGGCTCGATCCTTTCATTATTATTTCGGCCTTGCCCGGCGCACTGGCGGGCATCGCCTGGATCTTGTTCCTGACCCATACCAATCTTTCCACGCCGGCGCTGACCGGCGCGATCATGACCATGGGGACGGCGACGGCCAATTCCATTCTGGTCGTCGCCTATGCCCGGGAACGCTTCGAATTGCACGGGGACGCGCTGAAGGCGGCTATTGAAGCCGGCGTTGCCCGTATTCGCCCGGTGTTAATGACCGCCTCGGCGATGATTATCGGCATGTTGCCGATGGCGATCGGAAATTCGCAGAACGCGCCGCTAGGACGCGCAGTCATGGGCGGGCTTGCGGTCGCCACCGTGTTTACGGTGCTTTTCGTACCTTGTGTGTATGCCATCATTTACAGCCGGCGTCCGGCCCGTCAACAGGAGACTTGTTAA